A single window of Montipora foliosa isolate CH-2021 unplaced genomic scaffold, ASM3666993v2 scaffold_459, whole genome shotgun sequence DNA harbors:
- the LOC137989442 gene encoding lactadherin-like, with the protein MTASLNYSSYWLPHYGHLNDTRGGGWAARLSSSVSDWLQIDFERTVQVCAVETQGDVDGIAWVIDFYLSFSSDGASWSNFTYENGTQVIFTRQGDSNYIDQEMLPVTVFARYRYIRFHPISQHAWNTLRVEVYEGNASLSPCSTLLESSTTQRPNTSLASSKYFIFYILHRGVQSCI; encoded by the exons ATGACTGCCTCCTTGAATTATTCCAGTTATTGGTTACCCCATTACGGACATCTCAATGATACGAGAGGTGGTGGCTGGGCAGCGAGATTATCATCTagtgtttctgattggctccaGATAGACTTTGAAAGGACTGTTCAAGTCTGTGCTGTGGAGACTCAAGGCGATGTTGACGGTATTGCATGGGTTATCGACTTTTACCTCTCTTTCTCATCCGATGGAGCATCTTGGAGTAATTTCACATATGAAAATGGAACGCAAGTG aTATTTACTAGACAAGGCGACAGCAATTACATTGACCAGGAAATGTTGCCAGTAACAGTATTTGCAAGATACCGGTATATTCGGTTTCATCCAATTTCTCAACATGCTTGGAATACCCTGAGAGTAGAGGTTTATGAAG GAAACGCCTCATTGTCTCCTTGCAGTACACTCTTAGAATCATCTACAACCCAACGACCAAACACGTCCCTGGCATCGAGTAAGTATTTCATCTTTTACATTTTACACCGTGGTGTACAATCATGTATTTGA